In one window of Mytilus galloprovincialis chromosome 6, xbMytGall1.hap1.1, whole genome shotgun sequence DNA:
- the LOC143078663 gene encoding uncharacterized protein LOC143078663 yields MNYLFTVFFVLDSLSCFLVGSVSGTLSKPVLTYDKQLFVGERIQFSCYSRYKGTPSNLSQNIGYKYNYNYRHSMDSFLDIAHSDKGKNVSCQASNEIGELSPISNVITLDPYYGPEDITTLPTGSVYNVTEGETVSIVCSAKCYPECIFVWKYNTDIFRQYRTGSILTIQHVNRSHAGEYRCRADHISDSQRFQRIDRIINVQCRPAKQLTVLNGEIFTTLNKKEVVEISVVSDVGPNITWIDETSYIWERTVRDNLKFNYTSFIIAENLSDFGTYGVQICNNNCCIIKFIHLKQMINPDGFRLLDYIVPITGIAAGLFVLILVTSLLCNRKRHVSHRTIKLVPNVEYKRKPRCHSFEADEPFYENKNTLKVNDHSEEQQPSYENYEHLTEDKNCHDEGEYANLRQT; encoded by the exons atgaattatttgtttacaGTATTTTTTGTTCTGGATTCTCTGAGTTGTTTCTTGGTAGGCTCTGTGTCAG GCACCTTATCGAAACCAGTTCTCACTTATGACAAACAACTTTTTGTGGGAGAACGCATTCAGTTTAGTTGCTACTCAAGATATAAAGGTACTCCGTCAAATTTATCGCAAAACATTggatataaatataattacaaCTATAGACACTCTATGGACTCTTTCCTTGATATCGCCCATTCCGATAAGGGCAAAAATGTGTCCTGTCAAGCGTCCAATGAAATAGGAGAGTTATCTCCCATCAGCAACGTCATTACTCTGGATCCATACT ATGGACCTGAGGACATCACAACATTACCTACAGGTAGCGTTTACAATGTTACAGAAGGTGAAACAGTCTCGATTGTCTGCTCGGCAAAATGTTATCCTGAATGCATCTTTGTATGGAAATACAACACTGATATATTCAGACAGTACAGAACAGGCAGCATTCTAACAATACAACATGTTAATCGATCACATGCTGGAGAATATAGATGCCGTGCTGATCATATCTCAGACTCTCAAAGATTCCAAAGAATCGACAGAATAATTAATGTCCAGT GTCGACCAGCAAAACAACTGACAGTTTTGAATGGTGAAATATTCACAACACTCAATAAGAAAGAGGTCGTAGAAATTTCTGTTGTATCTGATGTGGGACCAAACATAACGTGGATCGACGAAACTAGTTATATATGGGAGCGTACAGTGAGGGACAATTTGAAATTCAACTACACGTCATTTATAATAGCTGAGAATTTATCCGACTTTGGCACATATGGAGTACAGATCTGCAACAACAATTgttgtataataaaatttattcacTTGAAACAAATGATCAATCCAG ATGGCTTCAGACTTTTAGATTATATAGTTCCTATAACCGGTATAGCTGCGGGGCTTTTTGTACTCATTTTAGTTACCAGTTTGTTGTGTAAcaggaaaaggcatgtaagtcATAGAACCATCAAATTGGTACCTAATGTCGAATACAAAAGAAAACCAAGATGCCACAGTTTTGAAGCTGACGAACCGttctatgaaaataaaaatacattaaaagtCAATGACCACTCTGAGGAACAACAACCTTCATACGAGAATTACGAACATTTAACGGAAGACAAGAATTGTCATGACGAGGGGGAATATGCTAATTTAAgacaaacataa
- the LOC143078664 gene encoding carbohydrate sulfotransferase 15-like isoform X2 yields the protein MQKKNIIYGLTIFLFLLVIFVFRELPIRVETVPATVRITWINSKPDTERFVQTQVHISNDTGVTLICPEKKPVFPTEDILCMKPPRYSPSYRNPCWYPDDSDKLSCLPYFLQIGMSKCATTDLFSRLIAHPDIIPLSGANGKNKSITWWNLRLTGSTWQPPYSGGKRENFKQYSEYFSNAAKVIESNKDQTGYHGKVTGEGSPTYLWMLYLWNRIPQNTYLTKPKVLVPHLIRHVLPKTKFIVTLRDPIERMYSSYHFFNKDKKYDKFAFHETMNFAIDKFMECKALKGDRQCVLDPDLRATISTKVRLLNSMYYLYIKEWLDVFPREQFIFIKMEEYVTNKEEVLNRIFKFLGLSTLSPAEMKKYGLLLTKIRNKTKGGKQYEPMLNATREMLYSLYDPYTKMLPQLLNDPSFAWSKVSYEEYVQRMLRKKVAG from the exons ATGCAGAAGAAGAACATCATCTATGGattgacaatatttttgtttctattggttatttttgttttccGGGAACTACCGATCAGAGTAGAGACAGTACCAGCTACCGTAAG GATAACATGGATAAACTCCAAACCAGACACAGAACGTTTTGTCCAGACACAGGTTCATATTAGTAATGACACAGGGGTTACACTTATATGTCCGGAAAAAAAACCAGTCTTTCCAACTGAAGACATATTATGCATG AAACCACCTCGTTATTCTCCGAGTTACAGAAATCCCTGTTGGTATCCCGATGATTCAGACAAGTTGTCCTGTCTTCCGTATTTCCTCCAGATTGGAATGTCTAAATGTGCTACTACAGATTTGTTTAGCAGATTGATTGCACATCCTGATATCATCCCTTTAAGTGGTGCTAATGGTAAAAACAAATCAATCACATGGTGGAACCTGAGGTTAACAG GAAGCACATGGCAGCCACCATACAGTGGAGGGAAGCGTGAGAACTTTAAGCAGTACTCCGAGTATTTCTCAAATGCAGCCAAAGTAATAGAGTCGAATAAAGATCAAACCGGATATCATGGAAAAGTTACAG gAGAAGGGTCACCTACCTATTTATGGATGTTGTATTTATGGAACCGTATACCACAAAATACTTACCTAACAAAACCTAAAGTGTTGGTTCCTCATCTTATCCGCCATGTGCTTCCTAAGACAAAGTTCATTGTCACATTACGAGACCCGATAGAAAG AATGTATTCAAGTTACCATTTTTTCAACAAAGATAAAAAGTATGATAAGTTTGCTTTCCACGAGACAATGAATTTTGCTATTGATAAATTCATGGAATGTAAGGCTTTGAAAGGTGACAGACAGTGTGTCCTAGATCCTGACCTCCGTGCAACAATCTCTACAAAG GTGCGGTTACTGAACAGTATGTATTACTTATACATCAAAGAATGGCTGGATGTATTTCCAAGAGAACAATTTATCTTCATCAAAATGGAAGAGTATGTCACCAACAAAGAGGAAGTATTAAACAGAATATTCAAATTTCTCGGACTGT CCACGTTGTCACCAGCAGAAATGAAGAAATACGGATTGTTGTTAACAAAAATCAGGAACAAGACAAAGGGAGGCAAGCAGTACGAACCTATGTTAAATGCAACACGAGAAATGTTGTACAGTCTTTACGATCCGTACACCAAAATGTTACCACAACTACTAAACGATCCATCCTTCGCGTGGTCAAAGGTGTCTTATGAGGAATATGTACAACGAATGCTGAGGAAAAAGGTGGCTGGCTAA
- the LOC143078664 gene encoding carbohydrate sulfotransferase 15-like isoform X1 has product MQKKNIIYGLTIFLFLLVIFVFRELPIRVETVPATVSLPRITWINSKPDTERFVQTQVHISNDTGVTLICPEKKPVFPTEDILCMKPPRYSPSYRNPCWYPDDSDKLSCLPYFLQIGMSKCATTDLFSRLIAHPDIIPLSGANGKNKSITWWNLRLTGSTWQPPYSGGKRENFKQYSEYFSNAAKVIESNKDQTGYHGKVTGEGSPTYLWMLYLWNRIPQNTYLTKPKVLVPHLIRHVLPKTKFIVTLRDPIERMYSSYHFFNKDKKYDKFAFHETMNFAIDKFMECKALKGDRQCVLDPDLRATISTKVRLLNSMYYLYIKEWLDVFPREQFIFIKMEEYVTNKEEVLNRIFKFLGLSTLSPAEMKKYGLLLTKIRNKTKGGKQYEPMLNATREMLYSLYDPYTKMLPQLLNDPSFAWSKVSYEEYVQRMLRKKVAG; this is encoded by the exons ATGCAGAAGAAGAACATCATCTATGGattgacaatatttttgtttctattggttatttttgttttccGGGAACTACCGATCAGAGTAGAGACAGTACCAGCTACCGTAAG TCTTCCCAGGATAACATGGATAAACTCCAAACCAGACACAGAACGTTTTGTCCAGACACAGGTTCATATTAGTAATGACACAGGGGTTACACTTATATGTCCGGAAAAAAAACCAGTCTTTCCAACTGAAGACATATTATGCATG AAACCACCTCGTTATTCTCCGAGTTACAGAAATCCCTGTTGGTATCCCGATGATTCAGACAAGTTGTCCTGTCTTCCGTATTTCCTCCAGATTGGAATGTCTAAATGTGCTACTACAGATTTGTTTAGCAGATTGATTGCACATCCTGATATCATCCCTTTAAGTGGTGCTAATGGTAAAAACAAATCAATCACATGGTGGAACCTGAGGTTAACAG GAAGCACATGGCAGCCACCATACAGTGGAGGGAAGCGTGAGAACTTTAAGCAGTACTCCGAGTATTTCTCAAATGCAGCCAAAGTAATAGAGTCGAATAAAGATCAAACCGGATATCATGGAAAAGTTACAG gAGAAGGGTCACCTACCTATTTATGGATGTTGTATTTATGGAACCGTATACCACAAAATACTTACCTAACAAAACCTAAAGTGTTGGTTCCTCATCTTATCCGCCATGTGCTTCCTAAGACAAAGTTCATTGTCACATTACGAGACCCGATAGAAAG AATGTATTCAAGTTACCATTTTTTCAACAAAGATAAAAAGTATGATAAGTTTGCTTTCCACGAGACAATGAATTTTGCTATTGATAAATTCATGGAATGTAAGGCTTTGAAAGGTGACAGACAGTGTGTCCTAGATCCTGACCTCCGTGCAACAATCTCTACAAAG GTGCGGTTACTGAACAGTATGTATTACTTATACATCAAAGAATGGCTGGATGTATTTCCAAGAGAACAATTTATCTTCATCAAAATGGAAGAGTATGTCACCAACAAAGAGGAAGTATTAAACAGAATATTCAAATTTCTCGGACTGT CCACGTTGTCACCAGCAGAAATGAAGAAATACGGATTGTTGTTAACAAAAATCAGGAACAAGACAAAGGGAGGCAAGCAGTACGAACCTATGTTAAATGCAACACGAGAAATGTTGTACAGTCTTTACGATCCGTACACCAAAATGTTACCACAACTACTAAACGATCCATCCTTCGCGTGGTCAAAGGTGTCTTATGAGGAATATGTACAACGAATGCTGAGGAAAAAGGTGGCTGGCTAA